A DNA window from Castanea sativa cultivar Marrone di Chiusa Pesio chromosome 7, ASM4071231v1 contains the following coding sequences:
- the LOC142642408 gene encoding tetrahydroberberine oxidase-like — protein MSIPIPKNLPLLFFLILPVWSSTSSSTHESFLQCFSSHLQHSNSSLELVFTKNSSAYSSILNFTIRNLRFVNSSKPQFIITPFHESHVQAAVICSKKYDMQVRIRSGGHDYEGLSYVSDVVPFIIIDLVNLRSISIDIENKSAWVDSGAILGELYYKIAEKSKVYGFPAGSCPTVGVGGHFSGGGFGTIFRKYGLAADNVLDAKIVDVNGRLLNRTSMGEDLFWAIRGGGGSSFGVILSWQISLVPVPPVVTTFNVQKTLEQGATKHFQKWQTVANKLHEDLFLHVVAGVANADSNGRKTIQLSFTCLFLGPVEKLLALMQDSFPELAVERNNCTEMSWIESVLYYAGFSTTDPLEVLLDRSPLTDVSMKAKSDYVQKPISNTGLEGLWQRLMEKEQSVLILSPFGGKMSQISDSETPFPHRFGNLYQIQYTITWDDDKETQEHLRWMRRLYAYMAPYVSKSPREAYLNYRDLDLGENNKNKNTSYAQASTWGLKYFKNNFKRLVHVKTLIDPGNFFKNEQSIPVLPS, from the coding sequence ATGTCAATTCCAATACCAAAAAACCTTCCAttacttttctttctcattCTCCCAGTTTGGTCCTCAACTTCAAGTTCAACTCATGAGAGCTTCCTGCAATGCTTTTCATCTCATTTACAGCATTCTAATTCGAGTTTGGAATTAGTCTTCACCAAGAATAGCTCTGCTTATTCATCCATCTTAAATTTTACCATACGAAACCTAAGATTCGTGAACTCTTCAAAACCACAGTTTATCATTACTCCATTTCATGAATCCCACGTTCAAGCAGCTGTAATCTGTTCCAAGAAATATGACATGCAAGTAAGAATCCGAAGCGGAGGCCATGACTATGAGGGCCTTTCTTATGTGTCTGATGTTGTTCCATTCATCATCATTGATCTTGTCAATCTTCGGTCTATTAGCATCGATATAGAAAACAAGAGTGCCTGGGTTGATTCTGGTGCAATTCTAGGAGAGTTATATTACAAGATTGCAGAGAAAAGTAAGGTCTATGGCTTCCCAGCAGGGAGTTGTCCCACTGTGGGTGTTGGGGGACACTTTAGTGGAGGTGGATTTGGTACCATTTTCAGAAAATATGGCCTAGCTGCTGATAATGTTTTGGATGCTAAGATAGTTGATGTTAATGGTAGACTACTAAACAGAACATCAATGGGAGAAGATCTCTTTTGGGCCATCAGAGGAGGGGGAGGGTCAAGTTTTGGAGTCATTCTCTCGTGGCAAATTAGTTTGGTTCCAGTACCACCAGTTGTAACTACTTTCAATGTCCAAAAGACCTTAGAACAAGGTGCAACTAAGCATTTCCAGAAGTGGCAAACCGTTGCGAATAAGCTTCATGAAGATCTTTTCCTCCATGTAGTTGCAGGAGTTGCTAATGCAGATTCAAATGGCAGAAAAACTATTCAACTTTCATTTACctgcttgtttcttggaccagTTGAAAAACTCCTCGCTTTGATGCAAGATAGTTTTCCTGAGTTGGCCGTGGAGCGCAACAATTGTACTGAAATGAGTTGGATAGAATCTGTTCTTTACTATGCTGGCTTCTCAACTACGGATCCCTTAGAAGTTTTGCTTGATAGGAGCCCACTAACAGATGTCTCCATGAAAGCAAAATCAGACTATGTACAGAAACCCATTTCAAACACAGGGTTGGAAGGATTATGGCAAAGACTTATGGAAAAAGAGCAATCAGTGCTCATATTATCACCTTTTGGTGGAAAGATGAGTCAGATTTCAGATTCAGAAACACCTTTCCCACATAGATTTGGAAATTTATATCAAATCCAATATACAATCACTTGGGATGATGACAAAGAAACACAGGAACACCTCAGGTGGATGAGAAGGCTTTATGCCTACATGGCACCTTATGTTTCAAAGTCTCCAAGAGAGGCCTATTTGAACTATAGGGATCTTGACTTGggggaaaacaacaaaaataaaaatacgaGCTACGCACAAGCAAGTACTTGGGGTTTGAAGTATTTCAAGAACAACTTCAAAAGACTAGTTCATGTAAAGACTCTCATTGATCCTGGTAACTTTTTCAAGAATGAGCAAAGCATCCCAGTGCTTCCATCTtga